In Nerophis lumbriciformis linkage group LG14, RoL_Nlum_v2.1, whole genome shotgun sequence, a single genomic region encodes these proteins:
- the tmem125a gene encoding transmembrane protein 125 encodes MPELDDFPPLRGPRGSETGLHGPADPVQIQHSILEEQVELWWFREPGKSLLCYCVAVLLILGCGLGGVGLLSTTTSVSSEWRLGAGTALCLLALGVLLKQLLSSAVQDMNCVRSRQQIDMLKSGGLSDFLVVLITGLSLLICGGVLLHLALVNHMPKPGQALNDMYITGVVLLTGGGAAVLGVGIYSVVVIMLERTRHGRRFLDRILNIFTISGHMDHQARRETTSSLANLI; translated from the coding sequence ATGCCTGAACTGGACGACTTTCCCCCCCTGAGGGGACCGAGAGGCTCTGAAACGGGCCTCCATGGTCCCGCTGACCCTGTTCAGATCCAGCACAGCATCCTGGAGGAGCAAGTGGAGCTGTGGTGGTTCCGAGAACCAGGGAAGTCTCTGCTGTGCTACTGCGTCGCCGTGTTACTAATCCTGGGCTGCGGGCTCGGCGGCGTTGGCCTGCTCTCCACCACCACCAGCGTCTCCAGCGAATGGCGTCTGGGTGCGGGCACGGCGCTGTGTCTGCTCGCCTTGGGGGTCCTGCTCAAACAGCTGCTCAGCTCCGCCGTGCAGGACATGAACTGCGTCCGAAGCCGGCAGCAGATCGACATGCTGAAAAGCGGCGGATTATCCGACTTCCTTGTGGTTTTAATCACGGGGCTGTCGCTGCTCATTTGCGGGGGGGTTCTCCTGCATCTGGCTCTGGTGAACCACATGCCCAAACCGGGTCAGGCCCTGAACGATATGTACATCACCGGGGTGGTGTTGCTGACTGGAGGCGGGGCTGCAGTTTTGGGCGTTGGAATATACTCCGTTGTGGTCATCATGCTGGAGAGGACACGACACGGACGAAGGTTTCTGGACCGGATTTTGAACATCTTCACCATCTCGGGACACATGGACCACCAGGCTCGTAGGGAAACCACCTCCAGTCTGGCTAATCTCATATGA